The following nucleotide sequence is from Triticum dicoccoides isolate Atlit2015 ecotype Zavitan chromosome 7B, WEW_v2.0, whole genome shotgun sequence.
CTACACCGGCCTCCACACCAAGTGAGAGAGCTGGCTGCTCCTCTTTTTTCCCATGATATGGCAGCTGCCTTTCATCTGCTCGACGAATTGACTAATAGGCCttttgtctttcttcttgacaGGGACGCGATAGTTACTTGGGTTAGAAAGAAGACCGGCACGCCAGTCATTAGGATTGAGTCCAAGGATTCAGCTGAGGAACTTCTTAAGAAGGGCCAGACATTTGCTCTCGGCTTATTCAAGAATTACGAGGTATGCGAAATGCTTCATGCAGATGTTTAATTTGCAGGTTATGTTTTGCTCTCTGGGTAAAAACTTGAGAATGATGTTATGCATTTTCTCAGTTTTGTTGAACATTGTTTATTCATATCCATTTTCGACAGGGAGCCGACCACGAAGAATTTGTGAAGGCAGCGACTGCTGAAAACGAAGTGCAGTTTGTAGAAACCAATGATAGGAATGTGGCCAAGATTCTTTTTCCAGGGATTGCATCTGAAGAACAATTCCTGGGCCTTGTGAAAAGCGAACCAGAGAAGTTTGAAAAGTTTGGTAAGTATCTAATATGCACATGTTCCATTTTTTCCTTATTTGCGTTCTGGCTTTGCATGCCATGATTTGATGAGTAACTTATGAATTGGAATCCTTAGTCATTATTAAAAGTTGCTACCAAAAAGAAAGATAATGTTGGGTTAAGCTTCAGCCAGTTGCTCATGCTTATCCATTTGGTGTACAATATAGTTATTGTAAGTGTAACAGTCATAAATTTATGATTTGTCCAGTAACTCATGTAATGCCATTTTACAGATGGAGCATTTGAAGAAAAGGAGATATTGCAGTTTGTGGAGCTTAACAAGTTCCCACTAATTACTGCATTCACTGATTTAAACTCAGCTAAAGTCTATTCAAGCCCAATTAAGTTGCAGGTTAGTACTCCAAGCCTTTCTTAAATATTAACACAAGTGCACTTTGGATACACACCACATTCCTCCCTAGTGGATAAAACTATGTAATAAGCCTTATAACTGTAAAGTGATAGTAGGAAATTATAAATGCACTCTTTGTCTTTCACATGGTTAATTTGATTTAGTTTCTGCAAATTTGTTCTAGGTCTTCACCTTCGCAGAGGCTTATGATTTTGAAGATCTTGAATCTATTGTTCAAAAGGTGGCCAGAGGATTTAAGACAAAGGTGTGCGGGTTTGATATAAACAGATAGCTGCCCTGTGTCCTGTCCATTGTTGTCATATCATGCAAATGACTAAAATAGTTTCTTTCTGGCACTGCAGATAATGTTTATATATGTGGACACTGCTGAAGAAAACCTTGCAAAACCATTCCTGACTCTTTATGGCCTTGAAGGAGATAAACCTACTGTACGTTCATAGTATTATGAATTTCATTCTGGAGTGATGTTTCCATATTATATATCTTTTTCCAGTAGATGCAGGTGTGCACATGTGTGCATTATGGTGGGAGTTGTTTCCGTATTGTTTAACGATATAGCCTGTTGCTAAAACTATAAAGTTTTCCAGGTTACAGCATTTGATACAAGCAAAGGTACTAAATATCTGTTGGAGGCAGATATTAACGCGAAGAACCTAAAGGTAATGCATTGTTTATTTGATTTTATGGTATGTTACTTGAGGCAAATTGATTAATTAGACCATGCACTGAATAACAGGAGTTCTCCTTAAGCCTTTTGGATGGTACACTCCCTCCATACTTCCGCTCAGAACCAGTACCACAAGAAGTAAGCTTTAATTTTGTCAAGTTTTGGTTCTTGCAAGTTAATGTGTCAGGATTCAAAGTCCCTAAGCAGTCTAACTCAAATACAACTCATGTTAAGATGTGAGCAACATATGAACTTGTTGCTCCTGACATGCATACTTTTTTCTCTTAATAAGATCTGTTAACATATAGGGAATGCTGTGAAGATTTTGTAATTAGTATTCCTGGACTTAGCCTTTGACCCCCACCCACCATTTTGCAGAAGGGACTTGTTGAAAAGGTTGTTGGACGTACATTTGATTCTTCTGTCCTGCAAAGCCCTCACAATGTCCTCCTTGAGGTATTTGATCTTACTCAAGTTATTTATCTGTAACTTTGTATACTCCCATACTCATGATTCGTCATTTTTCAAACTATTTTTATTTCTATCCAAGATCTCACACCCTTTTTTACATTGAAAACCATAGGCTCATGCACCTTGGTGTGTTGACTGTGAAGCCATCAGTAAAAACATTGAGAAGTTGGCCAAGCATTTCAGTGGTTTGGACAATCTTAAATTTGCACGTATTGATGCTTCGGTGAATGAACATCCAAAATTGCAGGTAATCCTTTTGCTGTACCATCACATATGCCCACAACATAGAGATCAAATACTTTCAACCTTGTACCACAGTTATGCCATCCATTAAATTATACTACCTATGTagcaaaatataagacatttttgtagGCTAAACTAGTCTACAAAAAAGttttatattttgatacagagggagtagttttcaTTGAAGTATTGGGATTATGTGCtattagttactccctccgttcggaattacttgtctcagaaacggatgtatctagaactaaaatacgtctagatacatccatttctgcgacgagtaattccgaacggagggagtactatctaaGTGCCTTCAGAAAAGAAAATCATATGAAAGAGATTACTTCTGATACATTCACGTTATCTGTTGGATTGCTGATTTAGTTAACTATTGTTGGAATTATGTCCGTTGAATTATCACCCTAAGTGTTTTTTAGACAATTTGTGAAACTTTAAATTAGATTGCTCTAAAAAGTAATAACTGTTTTTATGAATTTATAAGCTTTGGACCGTGCATAGTTACATCCATGAAATTTATAACTAAGCCCATAACAATGTGTGCATAACACATGAATATTGACATACACGAGGGTGAGTTTGTTTGTTGTTTACTGCGAATGTAAAATATTGATGTGGAGTTTGTTTGttgtttcccgcaaaaaaaaaaaacagagtTTGTTGTTCACTGCAAATGATGCCATGCATGGACTTTCAAAGATAGCTCTGTGAATAAAGAATAAGCAGAAAAATGACTTCGTATATGTTGAAGATGAGGTTCTGGAATTGCTGCCACTTATGACTGTACATATAGGCTAACCGCTATAAGGAAGAAAAGCTTAATGAGTGTCATAAATGAATGGGTGATAACTAGGATGTTTATTAAAAGTTAAATTTGTGAAAAGAGATCTGAAGGTTTCTAGTTCCTTTGCATTTGAATGCTGGACCCTGGAAGCATAATTTTTTGCCATTCTGCTGAATGAATAGATCTACTAAACCCGTAATGACCCATCAAAGGTATAACTTTAGCTTACAGTTTCCCCATGGTTTCTTACAGGTAAACAATTACCCCACACTCTTGCTTTATCCTGCTGAAGACAAGACCAACCCGGTACGTCTGCTGAAACAAAATTCAAACACGCCATAAGTTACCCTTCACCATGTCTTAGTGATATACTGTTGCTCTCCTTTTGGAAATGCAGATCAAACTTTCAAAGAAA
It contains:
- the LOC119338014 gene encoding protein disulfide isomerase-like 1-5; amino-acid sequence: MRATRLLAAAALLAALLAVSAAAAAKLDLDELDDSEVLEALLAVDDEEEAAPGAGGGGGGGAEAVRRTQSMVLVLDNDNAARAVQDHPELLLLGYAPWCERSAKLMPRFAEAAAALRAMGSAVAFAKLDGERFPKAASAVGVNGFPSVLLFVNGTEHAYTGLHTKDAIVTWVRKKTGTPVIRIESKDSAEELLKKGQTFALGLFKNYEGADHEEFVKAATAENEVQFVETNDRNVAKILFPGIASEEQFLGLVKSEPEKFEKFDGAFEEKEILQFVELNKFPLITAFTDLNSAKVYSSPIKLQVFTFAEAYDFEDLESIVQKVARGFKTKIMFIYVDTAEENLAKPFLTLYGLEGDKPTVTAFDTSKGTKYLLEADINAKNLKEFSLSLLDGTLPPYFRSEPVPQEKGLVEKVVGRTFDSSVLQSPHNVLLEAHAPWCVDCEAISKNIEKLAKHFSGLDNLKFARIDASVNEHPKLQVNNYPTLLLYPAEDKTNPIKLSKKLSLKDMARFIKEKLQISDVEIKEKLQISDVEIKEKLQTPEVETVAAADNVKDEL